TAGTGTGAAAACCTGGTTAAGTCAAGCGAGGCAAACTCTGCGGCTCATGAGGAGTTTGAGATGATGCTGCTGATCGCCCATTACTATGCTACACGATCTGCAGCCCAGAGTATCAAACAGCTGGTAAGATGCAGCTGGGGAGATTGGCTGCAGAGCCCCCAGGCACAAGGATGCACCTTCAAACCTTTGAAGCTGAGCAGGTCCCAGTTCTGGGGCTTCCAGCTCAGGCTTAGAGTGCCACATTTCCTCTGTGCATCTCAGTCTTCACCCTTGCTGAGACGACGTTTCTTCCCACACTGCTCTGACCATAGGGCTCTGTGTTCACAGCCCTACCAGCCTCATGTTGAAATGCTCAGATAGCATGAGGTTTTCTGTACATCCTAAAAAAAGTACACAGACTTTTGACTTATTTGGTTGTAACCGTGTATACATTTCGTGCACTTGGTCACATTCTAGAAGTAGAAGGGGTCCTGTACATAATCTGGGCCCAGTTATTTTGTGCTGATGAAAAGACTGGAATAGTCCAGGAGCTAGAGCACTTCTGAACTGTTTGCTGGTTTTCTAGCTCCATGCTGCCATAGTTACAGGCTAATTGGTGTGGTCACTCAGCCACACAGGATCAGGATCATAAACTTGGCCTTTAATCCACAGGAAACCATAGCTGCCAGGCTTTCTGTGTCACTCTTGCGCCACACCCAGTTACTACCTGCAGACAAGGCCTTTTACGAAGCAGGCACTGCTGCCAAGGTACGCTGGGacaagggagaaagggtggagctaagaaacaaggaaatctaaAGTGGGAAGATGGAGCCTCCCTTGAACAAACCTGAGTCTAGGCCTGATGCTGAGGACAGTCCACTCTGTTGGAGTGTCCTGACTCCAAGAAGTACTCAAGCTCACAGCCATTTGCAACTTTTCTGTTATAGGAGGTTGGCTGGGAGAATATGGCTTTCATTTTCCTCAACCGGTTTTTGGATCTGACTGATGTAAGCAGGGAAACTGTCTGGAGATCGGGAGGTTTTGCCTGTCACAAGCTATGCCTGTCTCACAGTTAACTGCTCTGCCACAGGCAATTGAAGAAGGGACTCTGGATGCTCTGGATCACTCAGATTTTCAGGATACAGACATTCCCTTTGAGGTGCCACTCCCAGCCAAGCAGCATGTCCCGGTAAGGGTGCAGGACTGGAGAAGGGAAAGGTGTCACCAATGGGTTGGCCCAGAGAAGGGAGGATGGCTTTGGGTTGCTCTCTTTCAGTGACATCAGCCCTCACTATTACTCAGGGAAAGTAGAGGCAGTGGCTGAGGGCTGAAGAAGCCCTGTCCTCACCCCCTGTAAAGACAGTGCTACCCCTTTCCCAGGAGGCCCAGAGAGAAGAGGTTCGAGACTGGGTGCTCACAGTATCAATGGACCAGAGGCTGGAGCAGGTTCTGCCCCGGGATGAGCGAGGTGTCTATGAGGCTTCCCTAGTAGCCGCGAGCACTGGAGTCCGGGCCCTGCCCTGCCTCATTACAGGTACAGAACCCCACCTCGCCCCATCATCTTGTggcaaacagaaaggagggaaaaTTAGTGGCATCAAAACTTCATCTCAGAACCATTCCACTCTCTCCTCCCCGGTGGCTGTTACCCTTCCTATTCTCACACAAACTCCatcatctttccatcttccaccACAGGTTACCCCATTCTGAGGAACAAAATTGAATTTAAGCGGCCAGGGAAGGCTGCTAACAAAGACAACTGGAACAAGTTTCTTATGGCCATCAAGGTTAGAGAGGGAGTCGTAAAGGGCAAAGAGAacagctggggggaggggtgacTGCAGCAAGGAGGATTGCTTAAAAAAGGCCAGTGCAGACCCTGGGCCTGCGCCTCCTGCCGCCCAGGAGCTGATGGTGCCCGCACTGCTCTAAGGAGGGCCTCTTACGTTCTCCCCCTTTGCTCACAGACCTCCCACAGCCCGGTGTGCCAGGATGTGCTCAAATTCATCAGCCAGTGGTGTGGAGGGATCCCCAGCACCAGCTTTTCTTTTCAGTGACTGGTGCCACTGACAAGTTTCCACCTGTCCCTCATTAAAGTTCTGTAAGTAGCTGAGACTGCTGCGTTCTTTGGTCAACATCTCAACCACAGCACTGTGCCCTGTACTCCAAAAGAAATTGTaaccaaacagaagacaaaaacacGTTCTTTTATTACAACTATTTATATACCACCCTAGAATCAAGGTCTCATGTGTAGCAGAAACACCCGTGGACTGCACCTCAGAAGAGCACCTGCccaaataaagaaagccaacctgCATCAGAGAGCAAGCATACAAAAAGCTAGCCCAGTCCCCAAGAATGCATCCCGCTCCGGGGCCTTTTACCTTTCCTAAACCCAGGTTTTCTGTGAGGCCTGGAGATCCTGATGGTGACGGAGGAGCTGAACATTTTCCTGCCTTTTACACTCAGGCGGTTCAAACTCTGTCAGTTCCTTCAGCTGCAAGAGATGGGGGATTCAGTAACTGGGCCTCAGATGACACCCCAGCTCCTTTTCAAGGCAACTCGGGTGTGTAATGAacccttcctgttcctcttcctTACCTGTTCCTGCAACCCTTCCTTCCTGCAGGGCCCAATTCCCCGTAGGGTGAGTGCAGCCACACAACAGTAACCAGAAAGAGCAGCCTCCGCTGCAGACATGAACAGAGAAGGGATCCAGAGAGCCAAGGCTGTATCCTAAAACCAAAAGGAACAGAGGACTAAGCCTTGGAATGAGGCAAAAGCAGTACACGGGGCAAAGGTGACAACCGAAGTTTTGCGAACAACAAGAATAAACTCACATAAATTCTTGTGGGATCAAAGGGACAGTCAGTGTGTCCAGGCCCCTGGTCCAGCGGTATGGAAGAATCCAGCAGTCCTGGATGGCAATCAGCAATAAGACGGCGGCCACCATTGGCAACAGTGAGCGACACAGCAAGGAGGAGGCCCATGGAGCAGGCAGCAGACAAGAGCAGGTTCGCCAAGGCCAGCATCAGCAGGGCCCAGTGCTAGTAGGGTAGAAGACCTGGGTGAACAACCTGTTTAGGTTTCCCAGGGACATTTCAGTGTCTCTATTTGAGGCTCCTGCCACTGGAAGTCAGTTGAGACACCTCCTCCACCCCTCTCACCAGTCGTGGGCGAAGAAGATTCCTGGATGCCAAAAGGGCCACAAGTCCCACGGAAACGCTCTGTGAAAGCAACACGCCTCTGGTTTACAGGCTCTTCCGCGCTCTGCCCAACCCACCTGCCCGTACGCCCTCCAGCCACGCTCACCAGCAGTCCCGAGCCCACGGAGATGACATTGGCGGTGGTATACTCCGGCGTGACGGCCCCACGGGGGTTGGCCACATGCCGCAGGACAGTCCCATGCAGCACAGCTCCCACCAGGAGGTTCACGTGGCCCACCAGGAGCAGCGCGAGGCCCACGCGCATGAGCCGCCTGGGTCCCCGGTCTGCGTCTGcagagtggggggaggggtgggtgtTAGCCGTGCAGGGCGGGGCCGCAGGGCCAGCCGGGGGTGAGGAGCCACAGGTGAGGAGGTGAGCAGTGCAACTTACCGAAGGCGCAGAGGCGGCAGTACCTCATGGCGGCCGCCCTGCCCCCTCCGCCGCCCCTCCGTCCGCCCTACCTGAACCCGACCTAGCCCCGAAGCAGGGCTTCCGCGCCGCCGCAAGGCAGCTCTACCTGGACCCGCCCCCGACCTGAGGCCCGGCCTCCAAGGGGCCGCCCCACCTGCGCACGCCCCGCCCCACCTGCGCACGCCCCGCCCCGACCTGGGCAGCCACCCACTGAGCCGCAAACACCACGCGATGCTTTTAGCAAAAAGTAGACTTTATTACAGCAGCAACTGAGGCGATTCGAATGGCCCCCCGGGCCACCCCTGCAGCACCACCTTTCTCTCCTGCCCATCCGCCCCAGTGGGATTGTAGAACTCAGCTCCCCCAGTGCCCGTGGGCCTCCTGTCCACACAGGCAGGGCAGGAGCCAGCAGGTCAGCTACTAGACCCCAGCCAGAAGGTGGCTGCTGAGAAGGCCCAGGCCCACGTCTGtgcaaaacaagtaaacaaagtgcagaggggaagaagagaggggaaggggcAGGATGATGCTCAACCAGGGAGCCCCTAAAGCCCTCCTGAAtaataagggggggggggaaggggcttCACAGGGTAATACTGACTGGGGAGAAGGGCTGAGGACTGCAGCATGTCCAGGGACAGCCACAGCTCAGATAGGGGCCTGGCTCAGGTGAGCTCTATGAGGAGACGGTGACAGCAGCTGAGTTGAGGGTGCTGTTCCTGGCAAAATTGAACTTGTTGAGAGTCTCCTCCAGCAGAGAAGTCAGGCGGCTCTGGTCAGCCTGGGGAAGAAGCTCAGTGAGACAGGGCTGagagaaggcagagaggcagcCAGGGCACGGAAGGCAGGAACCTCACCTCACTAATGAAGCCCAGCTGCACCAGCTCGGCTGCCAAGTCCGGGATGTTCTCATCTGACAGAAAAATAGGGATGCCTGAGTACAATATGGGAGGCCCAGGAGGCCTTCGGAGAGCCCAGCTTCAGAAGCTCTCAGTCATTTTCCCTGTCCCTGGCATGTCCCTCAAAGGATGGGGGTCATAAACTCCCCTCCTCCAAATGAAAGGAGACCCTCACTTGGCATCAGGTCACAGCTCA
This is a stretch of genomic DNA from Meriones unguiculatus strain TT.TT164.6M chromosome 1, Bangor_MerUng_6.1, whole genome shotgun sequence. It encodes these proteins:
- the Krtcap3 gene encoding keratinocyte-associated protein 3 isoform X2; the protein is MRYCRLCAFDADRGPRRLMRVGLALLLVGHVNLLVGAVLHGTVLRHVANPRGAVTPEYTTANVISVGSGLLHWALLMLALANLLLSAACSMGLLLAVSLTVANGGRRLIADCHPGLLDSSIPLDQGPGHTDCPFDPTRIYDTALALWIPSLFMSAAEAALSGYCCVAALTLRGIGPCRKEGLQEQLKELTEFEPPECKRQENVQLLRHHQDLQASQKTWV
- the Krtcap3 gene encoding keratinocyte-associated protein 3 isoform X1, which codes for MRYCRLCAFDADRGPRRLMRVGLALLLVGHVNLLVGAVLHGTVLRHVANPRGAVTPEYTTANVISVGSGLLSVSVGLVALLASRNLLRPRLHWALLMLALANLLLSAACSMGLLLAVSLTVANGGRRLIADCHPGLLDSSIPLDQGPGHTDCPFDPTRIYDTALALWIPSLFMSAAEAALSGYCCVAALTLRGIGPCRKEGLQEQLKELTEFEPPECKRQENVQLLRHHQDLQASQKTWV